In one Aeromicrobium erythreum genomic region, the following are encoded:
- a CDS encoding VOC family protein — MAHTHHGIDYIEIPAPDLAAAQQFYGDAFGWRFTDYGPDYVGIQRVEGEGEAGGFDPTGTPSTTGPLVQLWSADLEATRDAVVEAGGTVVDDVFAFPGGRRFHFTDPAGNRLGVWSDV, encoded by the coding sequence ATGGCACACACCCACCACGGCATCGACTACATCGAGATCCCGGCGCCCGACCTCGCCGCCGCGCAGCAGTTCTACGGCGACGCGTTCGGCTGGCGCTTCACCGACTACGGACCCGACTACGTCGGCATCCAGCGCGTCGAGGGGGAGGGCGAGGCGGGCGGGTTCGACCCCACCGGCACGCCGTCGACCACCGGTCCTCTCGTCCAGCTCTGGTCGGCCGACCTCGAGGCGACCCGCGACGCAGTCGTCGAGGCCGGCGGCACGGTCGTCGACGACGTGTTCGCGTTCCCCGGCGGCCGCCGCTTCCACTTCACCGATCCCGCCGGCAACCGGCTCGGTGTCTGGAGCGACGTCTAG
- a CDS encoding sulfate/molybdate ABC transporter ATP-binding protein, with protein sequence MSIALRLQVPERDVDLALDVAAGSTLGLVGPNGAGKSTVLAALAGTLRPPHARLEVDGHVLVDTATGRWTPPYARGVGLLAQEPLLFPHLDVVANVAFGPRSRGASRAEAERIAHDRLTELGCTDLADRRPGTLSGGQAARVALARALAPDPGVLLLDEPMAALDAAVVPQLRTILAQVLRRRRDAGRTAVLVTHDVLDALLLTDTLAVVEHGRVVDVGPTQRVLEQPRSVFAAELAGLNLLRGTATSPGLHTPEGLVVHASGSTPPAGAPAVAVLDPAAVAVHLEAPAGSPRNVWPATVTAVEPRGRRALVRTDVVSADVTVDAVADLLLEPGRRVHLVVKASEVQVHGL encoded by the coding sequence ATGAGCATCGCGCTGCGCCTGCAGGTGCCCGAGCGCGACGTCGACCTCGCGCTCGACGTCGCCGCCGGCAGCACGCTGGGGCTGGTCGGACCCAACGGCGCAGGCAAGTCGACCGTGCTCGCGGCGCTCGCCGGCACGCTGCGACCCCCGCACGCCCGCCTCGAGGTCGACGGCCACGTGCTCGTCGACACCGCGACGGGTCGGTGGACGCCGCCGTACGCACGCGGGGTCGGGCTGCTCGCGCAGGAGCCGCTGCTGTTCCCCCACCTCGACGTCGTCGCGAACGTCGCCTTCGGGCCGCGCAGCCGTGGGGCCTCGCGCGCCGAGGCGGAGAGGATCGCCCACGACCGGCTGACCGAGCTCGGGTGCACCGACCTCGCCGACCGGCGGCCCGGCACGCTGTCGGGCGGGCAGGCAGCGCGGGTGGCCCTCGCGCGCGCTCTCGCCCCCGATCCTGGCGTGCTGCTGCTCGACGAGCCGATGGCCGCGCTCGACGCCGCCGTCGTCCCGCAGCTGCGCACGATCCTCGCGCAGGTGCTGCGTCGACGTCGCGACGCCGGCCGCACCGCCGTGCTCGTCACCCACGACGTGCTGGACGCCCTGCTGCTCACCGACACGCTGGCCGTCGTCGAGCACGGCCGCGTCGTCGACGTCGGCCCCACCCAGCGCGTGCTCGAGCAGCCGCGCAGCGTCTTCGCCGCCGAGCTCGCCGGGCTCAACCTGCTGCGCGGCACGGCGACGTCACCGGGCCTGCACACGCCCGAGGGACTCGTCGTCCACGCCTCCGGCTCCACGCCCCCGGCCGGGGCGCCCGCGGTGGCCGTGCTCGACCCGGCCGCCGTCGCCGTGCACCTGGAGGCGCCCGCCGGCAGCCCCCGCAACGTCTGGCCGGCCACGGTCACGGCCGTCGAGCCGCGTGGTCGGCGAGCACTCGTGCGCACCGACGTCGTCAGTGCCGACGTGACGGTCGACGCCGTCGCCGACCTGCTCCTGGAGCCCGGTCGACGCGTCCACCTGGTGGTCAAGGCGAGCGAAGTGCAGGTGCACGGCCTCTGA
- a CDS encoding alpha/beta fold hydrolase — MAGSGEQFAHLPSGIDLCYETFGDPADPPVLLVMGLGGPMGWWDVAFCEQLVAHGLFVVRYDNRDTGRSTKLRQHRVSRIDLAKALVGLTTPPYTIGDLADDAFGLLDHLDVEAAHVVGVSMGGMIAQTMAVAHPERVRSLVSIMSTTGRRTVGYQNPKLLPALLSKAGHTRDEYVERSLRGTQMIASPDYPTDPEFARDRAYETYDRGWSASGVTRQVMAILTQPDRTADLARLDVPATVIHGTRDPLVHRSGGKATAAALRGSEHVEIEGMAHDLPSQLYDQIVEAIVRTVERAQHA; from the coding sequence ATGGCCGGCTCCGGAGAACAGTTCGCGCACCTGCCGTCGGGCATCGACCTCTGCTACGAGACGTTCGGCGACCCCGCCGACCCTCCCGTGCTGCTGGTCATGGGCCTCGGCGGCCCGATGGGGTGGTGGGACGTCGCGTTCTGCGAGCAGCTCGTCGCGCACGGGCTGTTCGTCGTGCGCTACGACAACCGCGACACCGGCCGCTCCACCAAGCTGCGCCAGCACCGCGTGAGCCGGATCGACCTCGCGAAGGCGCTGGTCGGCCTCACCACGCCGCCGTACACGATCGGCGACCTCGCCGACGACGCCTTCGGGCTGCTCGACCACCTCGACGTCGAGGCCGCGCACGTCGTGGGCGTCTCGATGGGCGGCATGATCGCCCAGACGATGGCGGTGGCGCACCCCGAGCGGGTGCGCTCGCTCGTGTCGATCATGTCGACCACGGGCCGGCGCACCGTCGGCTACCAGAACCCCAAGCTGCTGCCCGCCCTGCTCAGCAAGGCCGGCCACACGCGCGACGAGTACGTGGAGCGCTCGCTGCGAGGCACCCAGATGATCGCGTCGCCGGACTACCCGACCGACCCCGAGTTCGCGCGCGACCGCGCCTACGAGACCTACGACCGCGGCTGGTCGGCGAGCGGGGTGACGCGCCAGGTGATGGCGATCCTGACCCAGCCCGACCGCACGGCCGACCTCGCCAGGCTCGACGTCCCCGCCACCGTCATCCACGGCACGCGCGACCCGCTGGTCCACCGGTCCGGCGGGAAGGCGACGGCCGCGGCGCTGCGGGGCTCCGAGCACGTCGAGATCGAGGGCATGGCCCACGACCTCCCGAGCCAGCTCTACGACCAGATCGTCGAGGCGATCGTCCGCACCGTCGAGCGCGCCCAGCACGCCTGA
- a CDS encoding GrpB family protein: MATPEEIVRFDEVEPPPGASPWVEGAGPGRDVVVVEPDPAWTEQAARLVDTVEAALGRTAVSVEHVGSTSVPGLAAKPLLDLLLVVPDPDDEDAYVPALESQGFRLVVREPWWQGHRLLRHHDTRTNLHVFHADGAEVARMRMFRDWLRTHPDDRDLYADAKRAASAAARDAGEHVMQYNARKQDVVRAIHARMFAAHGYPV, from the coding sequence GTGGCCACGCCCGAGGAGATCGTCCGCTTCGACGAGGTCGAGCCCCCGCCCGGGGCGTCACCGTGGGTCGAAGGGGCCGGGCCCGGACGCGACGTCGTCGTGGTCGAGCCCGACCCTGCCTGGACCGAGCAGGCTGCCCGGCTCGTCGACACCGTGGAGGCTGCGCTCGGCAGGACCGCCGTGAGCGTCGAGCACGTCGGGTCGACGTCGGTGCCGGGCCTCGCGGCCAAGCCGCTGCTCGACCTCCTCCTCGTGGTGCCCGACCCCGACGACGAGGACGCCTACGTGCCGGCGCTGGAGTCGCAGGGCTTCCGGCTCGTGGTCCGTGAGCCGTGGTGGCAGGGCCACCGTCTGCTGCGCCACCACGACACGCGCACCAACCTGCACGTCTTCCACGCGGACGGCGCGGAGGTCGCGCGCATGCGGATGTTCCGCGACTGGCTGCGCACCCACCCCGACGACCGCGACCTCTACGCCGACGCCAAGCGCGCCGCGTCGGCGGCGGCGCGCGACGCCGGCGAGCACGTCATGCAGTACAACGCCCGCAAGCAGGACGTGGTGCGCGCGATCCACGCCCGCATGTTCGCGGCGCACGGGTACCCCGTCTGA
- a CDS encoding TOBE domain-containing protein, with product MVVHKLSDAAALIGVSDDTLRRWQQQGRFSPVDVDGRAGIEGTELARLAAEHAATPDHGPEHTSARNHLRGIVTRITTDTVMAQVELVCGPYRVVSLVSRESVEALGLEPGSVAWATVKSTNVSLEVSS from the coding sequence ATGGTCGTGCACAAGCTCTCCGACGCCGCAGCATTGATCGGCGTCAGCGATGACACCCTACGTCGCTGGCAGCAGCAGGGTCGGTTCAGCCCGGTCGACGTCGACGGCCGGGCGGGCATCGAGGGCACCGAGCTGGCGCGTCTCGCCGCCGAGCACGCGGCGACGCCCGACCACGGGCCCGAGCACACGAGCGCCCGGAACCATCTGCGCGGGATCGTCACCCGCATCACCACCGACACGGTGATGGCGCAGGTCGAGCTGGTCTGCGGCCCGTACCGCGTCGTCTCCCTCGTCAGCCGTGAGTCCGTCGAGGCGCTCGGGCTCGAGCCCGGCAGCGTCGCCTGGGCGACCGTCAAGTCCACCAACGTCTCCCTGGAGGTCTCGTCATGA
- the modA gene encoding molybdate ABC transporter substrate-binding protein, with protein sequence MKRLATAAAAAALLLPLAACGNDDAVDPRADVDSTLVVYAAASLKGTFTELAKEFEAANEGVTVQLSFGGSSDLVSQISEGAPADVFASADEKNMDTLVGDDLVAGDPQDFASNTLVIVTPPDNPGDVTSLDDLADPDLDVVVCAPQVPCGSAAQKLATAAGVTLAPDSEEQSVTDVLTKVTSGEADAGLVYVTDAKGAGDDVRTVDVPQASQVVNTYPIAVLSDAKQPSLARDWVELVTGSQGQKVLRAAGFARP encoded by the coding sequence ATGAAGAGGCTCGCGACCGCCGCAGCCGCCGCTGCCCTGCTGCTCCCCCTCGCCGCGTGCGGCAACGACGACGCCGTCGACCCGCGGGCCGACGTCGACAGCACGCTCGTCGTCTACGCCGCGGCGTCGCTCAAGGGCACCTTCACCGAGCTGGCGAAGGAGTTCGAGGCCGCGAACGAGGGCGTCACCGTGCAGCTGAGCTTCGGCGGCTCCTCCGACCTCGTCTCGCAGATCAGCGAGGGCGCGCCCGCGGACGTCTTCGCCTCCGCCGACGAGAAGAACATGGACACGCTCGTCGGCGACGACCTCGTGGCCGGCGACCCCCAGGACTTCGCGTCGAACACGCTCGTGATCGTCACGCCTCCGGACAACCCGGGCGACGTCACGTCGCTCGACGACCTCGCAGACCCCGACCTCGACGTCGTGGTCTGCGCGCCGCAGGTGCCCTGCGGCAGCGCCGCGCAGAAGCTCGCCACCGCCGCCGGCGTCACGCTGGCGCCCGACAGCGAGGAGCAGTCGGTCACCGACGTGCTCACGAAGGTGACGTCGGGCGAGGCCGACGCCGGGCTCGTCTACGTGACCGACGCGAAGGGCGCCGGCGACGACGTCCGCACCGTCGACGTGCCGCAGGCCTCACAGGTCGTCAACACCTACCCGATCGCGGTGCTCTCGGACGCCAAGCAGCCCAGCCTGGCCCGCGACTGGGTCGAGCTGGTGACCGGCTCGCAGGGCCAGAAGGTGCTGCGCGCGGCCGGCTTCGCCCGACCGTGA
- a CDS encoding fumarate hydratase: MADADFLYSDLLPTGPDETPYRLVTTEGVSTSEVVLPDGSTRTFLHVEPEALRRLTAEAMHDISHYLRPAHLAQLRKIIDDPEASGNDRFVALDLLKNVNISAGGVLPMCQDTGTAIVMGKKSEGVLTGADDAEAISRGVHDAYTQLNLRYSQLAPLTTYEEKNTGTNLPAQIELYSSPGTKPTPEYSFLFMAKGGGSANKSFLYQETKAILNPTRLLEFLDEKIKSLGTAACPPYHLAVVIGGTSAEFALKTAKYASAHYLDELPTEGSMSAHGFRDVELEQQVFELTQSFGIGAQFGGKYFCHDVRVVRLPRHGASCPVAIAVSCSADRQARAKITPEGVFLEQLETDPAQYMPDAGVAEDISGGEVVQVDLTRPMDEIRAQLSQYPVKTRLSLTGPLVVARDIAHAKIAERLDAGEPMPQYLKDHPVYYAGPAKTPEGMASGSFGPTTAGRMDSYVRRFQEAGGSLVMLAKGNRSKQVTEACDAYGGFYLGSIGGPAARLAQDCIRSQEVIEYPELGMEAVWKIEVEDFPAFIVVDDKGNDFFTDPSGTVTVPVTGLRVRSAQ, from the coding sequence GTGGCCGACGCAGACTTCCTGTACTCCGACCTGCTCCCGACGGGTCCTGACGAGACCCCGTACCGCCTCGTCACGACCGAGGGCGTCTCGACCTCCGAGGTCGTGCTCCCCGACGGCAGCACCCGCACGTTCCTGCACGTGGAGCCCGAGGCGCTGCGCCGGCTCACGGCCGAGGCGATGCACGACATCAGCCACTACCTGCGGCCCGCGCACCTCGCGCAGCTGCGGAAGATCATCGACGATCCCGAGGCGTCGGGCAACGATCGCTTCGTGGCGCTCGACCTGCTGAAGAACGTCAACATCTCCGCCGGCGGCGTGCTGCCGATGTGCCAGGACACCGGCACCGCGATCGTCATGGGCAAGAAGTCCGAGGGCGTGCTCACCGGCGCCGACGACGCCGAGGCGATCAGCCGCGGCGTGCACGACGCGTACACGCAGCTCAACCTGCGCTACAGCCAGCTCGCACCGCTCACCACCTACGAGGAGAAGAACACCGGCACCAACCTGCCGGCCCAGATCGAGCTCTACTCCTCCCCCGGCACGAAGCCGACGCCGGAGTACTCGTTCCTGTTCATGGCCAAGGGCGGCGGCTCGGCCAACAAGTCCTTCCTCTACCAGGAGACGAAGGCGATCCTGAACCCCACACGGCTCCTGGAGTTCCTCGACGAGAAGATCAAGAGCCTCGGCACCGCGGCCTGCCCGCCCTACCACCTGGCCGTCGTCATCGGCGGGACGTCGGCGGAGTTCGCCCTCAAGACGGCCAAGTACGCCTCCGCGCACTACCTCGACGAGCTGCCCACGGAAGGCTCGATGAGCGCGCACGGGTTCCGCGACGTCGAGCTCGAGCAGCAGGTCTTCGAGCTCACCCAGTCCTTCGGCATCGGGGCCCAGTTCGGCGGCAAGTACTTCTGCCACGACGTCCGCGTCGTGCGCCTGCCGCGCCACGGCGCGTCGTGCCCGGTCGCCATCGCCGTCTCGTGCTCGGCCGACCGTCAGGCCCGCGCCAAGATCACCCCCGAGGGCGTCTTCCTCGAGCAGCTCGAGACCGACCCCGCGCAGTACATGCCCGACGCCGGCGTGGCCGAGGACATCAGCGGCGGTGAGGTCGTGCAGGTCGACCTGACCCGGCCGATGGACGAGATCCGGGCGCAGCTGTCGCAGTACCCGGTGAAGACGCGCCTGTCGCTCACCGGCCCGCTCGTCGTCGCCCGCGACATCGCCCACGCGAAGATCGCCGAGCGGCTCGACGCGGGCGAGCCGATGCCGCAGTACCTCAAGGACCACCCCGTCTACTACGCCGGACCGGCCAAGACGCCCGAGGGCATGGCGTCGGGCTCGTTCGGCCCCACCACCGCAGGCCGCATGGACTCCTACGTGCGACGCTTCCAGGAGGCAGGCGGGTCGCTGGTCATGCTCGCCAAGGGCAACCGCAGCAAGCAGGTGACCGAGGCCTGCGACGCCTACGGCGGCTTCTACCTGGGTTCCATCGGCGGACCCGCCGCCCGGCTCGCGCAGGACTGCATCCGCAGCCAGGAGGTCATCGAGTACCCCGAGCTCGGCATGGAGGCGGTCTGGAAGATCGAGGTCGAGGACTTCCCGGCCTTCATCGTCGTCGACGACAAGGGCAACGACTTCTTCACCGACCCGTCGGGGACGGTGACCGTGCCCGTCACGGGCCTGCGGGTGCGCTCGGCCCAGTAA
- a CDS encoding class I SAM-dependent methyltransferase, giving the protein MRSVDDVLALMDDLFTSTADRWTDGAGAAWWDDFYTDRSRPVPFFVDAPDENLAAWVEAGEVRPRRALDLGCGTGRNSRYLTSVGAAVDAVDLSATAVAWAREQEDHANASPRYHVGDAFGGVGDVLAGPYELVYDSGCLHHLPPHRRVAYRRLLDRVLAPGGWFGVVCFHDGFMGTGAPDEQLYLRGGLEGGIAFTADDLRWIFDDLEPVEVRPMREQRGTGRFGEAFLLTALFRRPS; this is encoded by the coding sequence GTGCGCAGTGTCGACGACGTGCTCGCGCTCATGGACGACCTGTTCACGTCGACCGCCGACCGCTGGACCGACGGCGCCGGCGCGGCCTGGTGGGACGACTTCTACACCGACCGGTCCCGGCCCGTGCCGTTCTTCGTCGACGCCCCTGACGAGAACCTGGCCGCCTGGGTCGAGGCGGGCGAGGTGCGGCCCCGACGCGCCCTCGACCTCGGCTGCGGGACGGGCCGCAACAGCCGCTACCTGACGTCCGTCGGCGCCGCCGTCGATGCCGTCGACCTCTCGGCGACCGCGGTCGCGTGGGCGCGGGAGCAGGAGGACCACGCCAACGCGTCGCCGCGGTACCACGTGGGCGACGCGTTCGGCGGCGTCGGCGACGTGCTCGCCGGGCCCTACGAGCTCGTGTACGACTCCGGCTGCCTGCACCACCTGCCGCCCCACCGTCGCGTCGCCTACCGGCGCCTCCTCGACCGCGTGCTCGCTCCCGGCGGCTGGTTCGGCGTCGTGTGCTTCCACGACGGCTTCATGGGCACGGGGGCGCCCGACGAACAGCTCTACCTGCGCGGCGGGCTCGAGGGCGGGATCGCGTTCACCGCCGACGACCTGCGGTGGATCTTCGACGACCTCGAGCCCGTCGAGGTCCGCCCCATGCGCGAGCAGCGGGGCACGGGTCGCTTCGGCGAGGCGTTCCTGCTCACCGCGCTGTTCCGCAGACCTTCCTGA
- the glpX gene encoding class II fructose-bisphosphatase — translation MESLQPAAQAPDRNLALDLVRVTEAGAMAAGRWVGRGDKNGADGVAVNAMRSLINTVTMDGVVVIGEGEKDEAPMLFNGEQVGDGSGAECDVAVDPIDGTTLCAKGMPNAISVMAVAPRGSMYDPSAVFYMEKLVAGPEAADQVDIRLPVSKNIALVAKAKGISNSDVTVCVLDRPRHAALVQEIRDAGARIKFISDGDVAGAIVAARPDTGVDLLVGTGGTPEGIITACAIKAIGGVIQGRLAPTDDDERQRAIDAGHDLDRVLLTDDLVVADDCFFVATGITDGELLDGVRYAKGKAFTESLVMRSRSGTIRKITSEHQLTKLKAYSAIDYER, via the coding sequence GTGGAAAGCCTGCAGCCCGCCGCCCAAGCCCCGGACCGCAACCTCGCCCTGGACCTCGTCCGTGTCACGGAGGCCGGTGCCATGGCCGCCGGTCGCTGGGTCGGGCGCGGCGACAAGAACGGCGCCGACGGCGTCGCCGTCAACGCGATGCGGAGCCTCATCAACACCGTCACCATGGACGGCGTCGTCGTCATCGGCGAGGGCGAGAAGGACGAGGCGCCCATGCTGTTCAACGGCGAGCAGGTCGGCGACGGCTCCGGCGCCGAGTGCGACGTGGCGGTCGACCCGATCGACGGCACGACCCTGTGCGCGAAGGGCATGCCCAACGCGATCTCGGTCATGGCCGTCGCGCCCCGCGGGTCCATGTACGACCCGTCGGCCGTCTTCTACATGGAGAAGCTGGTGGCCGGCCCGGAGGCCGCCGACCAGGTCGACATCCGCCTCCCGGTGTCCAAGAACATTGCCCTCGTCGCCAAGGCCAAGGGCATCAGCAACAGCGACGTCACCGTCTGCGTGCTCGACCGGCCCCGCCACGCCGCCCTGGTGCAGGAGATCCGCGACGCGGGTGCGCGCATCAAGTTCATCAGCGACGGCGACGTGGCCGGTGCCATCGTCGCGGCGCGCCCCGACACCGGCGTCGACCTGCTCGTCGGCACGGGCGGCACGCCCGAGGGGATCATCACGGCCTGCGCCATCAAGGCGATCGGCGGTGTCATCCAGGGTCGGCTCGCGCCCACCGACGACGACGAGCGCCAGCGCGCGATCGACGCCGGGCACGACCTCGACCGGGTGCTGCTCACCGACGACCTCGTCGTCGCCGACGACTGCTTCTTCGTCGCCACCGGCATCACCGACGGCGAGCTGCTCGACGGCGTCCGTTACGCCAAGGGCAAGGCGTTCACCGAGTCGCTCGTGATGCGCTCGCGCAGCGGCACGATCCGCAAGATCACCAGCGAGCACCAGCTGACGAAGCTCAAGGCCTACTCGGCCATCGACTACGAGCGCTGA
- a CDS encoding ABC transporter permease: MSPGGAPLAPDVQRGTGARRTQRTAGDLPRWVWLPAALGAALVVVPVVALLTRVDWSDLPALLTSESSRAALWLSLRTAAASTVLCVLLGVPMAFVLARTRFPGQALLRAFVLLPLVLPPVVGGIALLATFGRRGLLGSSLEVLGVQVAFSTTAVVLAQTFVALPFLVISLEGSLRTAGHRYETVAATLGARPSTVLRRVSLPLVLPGLVSGAVLAFARALGEFGATITFAGSLQGVTRTLPLEIYLQRETDPDAAVALSLLLVVVAVLVIVLVRGREGRS, from the coding sequence GTGAGCCCTGGGGGCGCGCCGCTCGCGCCCGACGTGCAGCGGGGCACGGGGGCCCGACGCACCCAGCGCACGGCCGGCGACCTCCCCCGGTGGGTCTGGCTGCCCGCGGCGCTCGGTGCCGCGCTCGTGGTCGTGCCCGTCGTCGCGCTGCTCACCCGCGTCGACTGGTCGGACCTCCCGGCGCTGCTGACGTCGGAGTCGTCGCGCGCGGCGCTGTGGCTCAGCCTGCGCACCGCCGCGGCCTCCACCGTGCTCTGCGTGCTGCTGGGCGTGCCGATGGCGTTCGTGCTCGCCCGCACCCGGTTCCCGGGGCAGGCCCTGCTGCGCGCGTTCGTCCTGCTGCCCCTCGTCCTGCCGCCCGTCGTCGGCGGCATCGCCCTGCTCGCGACCTTCGGGCGCCGCGGCCTGCTCGGGTCGAGCCTCGAGGTGCTCGGCGTGCAAGTCGCGTTCTCGACCACGGCCGTGGTCCTCGCCCAGACGTTCGTGGCGCTGCCCTTCCTGGTCATCAGCCTCGAGGGCAGCCTGCGCACCGCCGGGCACCGCTACGAGACCGTCGCGGCGACGCTCGGGGCCCGGCCCTCGACCGTGCTGCGCCGGGTCAGCCTGCCGCTCGTCCTGCCCGGACTTGTGTCGGGCGCGGTCCTCGCCTTCGCGCGGGCGCTCGGGGAGTTCGGTGCCACCATCACCTTCGCGGGCAGCCTGCAGGGGGTCACGCGGACGCTGCCGCTCGAGATCTACCTGCAGCGCGAGACCGACCCCGACGCCGCCGTCGCGCTCTCCCTGCTGCTCGTCGTGGTGGCCGTGCTCGTCATCGTGCTCGTGCGCGGCCGCGAGGGTCGCTCATGA
- a CDS encoding DUF4245 domain-containing protein, with product MAGSSRGNPKLGDIIRSVGVLGVGLLVVWGVAHLFYGNAPKEPQVPAVDYAAVLPGAERETGADLLAPTSLPEGWKVTSSRVREEVWSLGTLTDDQRFIGIQQAPGAEEATVEELVPGSERVDEVEIGDQTWTRWSSPDDETTYSRVVPGPREDTTAVVTSDVDRTTLERYVASLS from the coding sequence ATGGCCGGCTCGAGTCGCGGCAACCCGAAGCTCGGCGACATCATCCGGTCGGTCGGCGTGCTCGGTGTCGGCCTGCTCGTCGTCTGGGGGGTGGCGCACCTCTTCTACGGCAACGCGCCGAAGGAGCCGCAGGTGCCGGCGGTCGACTACGCGGCGGTGCTGCCCGGGGCCGAGCGCGAGACGGGCGCCGACCTGCTCGCGCCCACGTCGCTGCCCGAGGGCTGGAAGGTGACGTCGTCGCGGGTGCGTGAGGAGGTGTGGAGCCTCGGCACGCTGACCGACGACCAGCGCTTCATCGGCATCCAGCAGGCGCCGGGCGCCGAGGAGGCCACGGTCGAGGAGCTGGTGCCGGGCAGCGAGCGCGTCGACGAGGTCGAGATCGGCGACCAGACCTGGACGCGCTGGTCGTCGCCCGACGACGAGACCACGTACTCGCGCGTGGTCCCGGGGCCGCGGGAGGACACGACCGCCGTCGTGACGAGCGACGTCGACCGCACGACGCTCGAGCGCTACGTCGCGTCGCTGTCCTGA
- a CDS encoding methyltransferase domain-containing protein, which yields MDEAAEVVVRVRADGATELRVNGVFVMDDVETSSERLLAELVLDLGAREVLVGGLGLGYTAQALLAGDVERLVVAELHADVVAAVRAGAGAGPAVLDDPRCTVAVGDVRDVVAAQPDASLDAVLLDVDNGPDFLVHETNAAVYAADGLADAARVLRPGGTLAVWSMADSAPLRARLAALLDDVGAVAVPVDLQGRSEHYWVLTGRAR from the coding sequence GTGGACGAAGCAGCCGAGGTCGTGGTGCGGGTCCGGGCCGACGGTGCCACGGAGCTGCGGGTCAACGGCGTGTTCGTCATGGACGACGTCGAGACGTCCAGCGAACGGCTGCTCGCCGAGCTCGTGCTCGACCTCGGCGCCCGCGAGGTGCTCGTCGGCGGGCTCGGCCTCGGCTACACGGCCCAGGCGCTCCTGGCCGGCGATGTCGAGCGTCTGGTGGTCGCCGAGCTGCACGCCGACGTCGTGGCGGCCGTGCGCGCAGGCGCCGGGGCCGGCCCGGCCGTCCTCGACGACCCGCGCTGCACCGTCGCGGTCGGTGACGTGCGCGACGTCGTCGCCGCGCAGCCCGACGCGTCCCTCGACGCCGTCCTGCTCGACGTCGACAACGGTCCCGACTTCCTCGTGCACGAGACGAACGCCGCCGTGTACGCGGCCGACGGTCTCGCCGACGCCGCCCGCGTGCTGCGGCCCGGCGGGACCCTGGCCGTCTGGTCGATGGCCGACTCTGCCCCCCTGCGCGCACGGCTCGCGGCCCTGCTCGACGACGTCGGGGCGGTCGCCGTCCCCGTCGACCTCCAGGGACGCTCCGAGCACTACTGGGTGCTGACCGGCCGCGCGCGCTGA